In Flavobacterium sp. N1736, the following are encoded in one genomic region:
- a CDS encoding RICIN domain-containing protein, whose product MKNNYRIQLSLLLFIAFSSFAIAQTSLGSSKTFMNNLKNGLASATSKSTAEKTVLLQAENKNFNGKINYKESNASSEFLIGEIKNVEESSFYIKLKDKSLEGHIILKKTKEAYKYYSDAQGNAFVSKVDINTLICLDYRNVPQNTAKTAAVSAAAIAPALLNLQSLPGAAGCVMLDFDGYNMPAGNLWNNGNAINAAPSGMSDADVQQHWEVVSEDYRPFNVNVTTNEAVFNSYPRNRRMRVVVTPTNTAAPGAGGVAYIGSFNWDNDVPCWVFITSGKSGGDASAHEVGHTFDLGHDGRTNPAEDYFVGINNTSWAPIMGAGYYRPVVQWSKGEYDYANNKQDDVATIAGTKFGVGYRGDDYGNTTASATTLDYNASGGINQKNGIISSEADYDFFTFTTGGGNVSINANTVSRDGNLHLLIRLYNSAGAEMGTYWNSDPFALNAAMNVNLPAGKYFIGVDGNGAGSAGYGGYSAYGSIGSYSITGTIPPGGNIAASTDVITVYKDCNYTGFSGGLTIGDYNMARLNSLGVLNDDISSLRITQGFQAILYQDDNFTGASTVINSDNACLNTTWNDKVTSIRILANGVTTLGNQTFFLQNRNSGLNMDVWNASLSNGANIAQGTVNTGNNQKFTLTHLGDGLYKIIANHSGQSLDVNNFNKANGANVEQYPYNGTTNQQFVLVDTGDGFYKIIARHSGRIVEVAGASTVNGANVQQWDNNNQTCGQWKLISTTAAQTSTLIQAEDYAAMNGIQTEATTDAGGGLNVAYTDTGDWMAYNNINFPTTGSYLIEYRIASAVAGARISSDLNGGTIILGNVDIPNTGGWQNWQTVTQTVNVNAGTYSFGIYIQTSAVNINWFRITKIGAASNPVASAAITEDEVDSVALNIYPNPVSDVLFFTTDQTGGNVSVFDSQTGSLVISQKINDNSLNVSGLRTGIYLIVFEKDGTRTVKRFIKK is encoded by the coding sequence ATGAAAAACAATTACAGAATTCAGTTAAGTTTACTCCTGTTTATTGCTTTTAGCAGTTTTGCCATTGCGCAGACTTCTTTGGGCTCGAGTAAAACGTTCATGAATAATTTAAAAAACGGACTTGCAAGTGCGACTTCAAAAAGTACTGCCGAAAAAACTGTTTTGCTTCAGGCGGAGAATAAAAACTTCAACGGAAAAATCAATTACAAGGAATCAAATGCTTCAAGTGAGTTTTTGATTGGAGAAATCAAAAATGTCGAAGAATCTTCTTTTTACATTAAATTAAAAGATAAATCGCTTGAAGGGCACATTATTCTAAAGAAAACAAAAGAAGCTTATAAATATTATTCTGATGCACAAGGAAACGCTTTTGTGTCTAAAGTAGATATTAATACGCTAATTTGTCTGGATTATAGAAATGTTCCTCAAAACACAGCAAAAACAGCTGCTGTAAGTGCTGCCGCAATTGCTCCGGCTTTGTTGAATTTACAAAGTTTACCGGGTGCTGCAGGCTGCGTTATGTTAGATTTTGACGGGTATAATATGCCGGCAGGAAATCTTTGGAATAACGGAAACGCTATTAATGCGGCGCCATCAGGAATGAGCGATGCCGATGTGCAACAACATTGGGAGGTGGTTTCTGAAGATTACCGACCTTTTAATGTAAATGTTACAACAAATGAAGCTGTTTTTAATTCATACCCAAGAAACAGAAGAATGCGTGTGGTGGTGACTCCAACCAATACTGCGGCCCCGGGGGCGGGGGGTGTTGCGTATATTGGTTCCTTCAATTGGGACAATGATGTACCTTGCTGGGTATTTATTACTTCGGGTAAATCTGGTGGAGATGCCTCTGCGCATGAAGTTGGTCATACTTTTGATCTTGGTCACGATGGACGTACAAATCCTGCCGAAGATTATTTTGTAGGTATAAACAATACTTCGTGGGCGCCAATTATGGGAGCCGGATATTACAGACCTGTGGTGCAATGGAGCAAAGGCGAATACGATTATGCCAATAACAAACAAGATGATGTTGCAACTATTGCCGGAACTAAATTTGGAGTTGGTTACAGAGGCGATGATTACGGAAATACAACTGCTTCTGCCACAACTTTAGACTATAACGCAAGCGGCGGTATCAATCAAAAAAACGGAATTATTTCAAGCGAAGCTGATTATGATTTCTTTACGTTTACAACTGGCGGAGGAAATGTTTCAATCAACGCAAACACGGTTTCAAGAGACGGAAACCTGCATCTTTTAATTCGATTATACAATTCGGCAGGTGCAGAAATGGGAACGTATTGGAACTCTGATCCGTTTGCTTTGAATGCTGCTATGAATGTGAATTTGCCTGCCGGAAAATACTTTATTGGTGTTGATGGCAATGGCGCCGGAAGTGCGGGTTATGGCGGATATTCTGCATACGGTTCTATCGGAAGTTATTCGATTACAGGAACAATTCCGCCGGGAGGCAATATCGCGGCTTCGACAGATGTGATTACGGTTTATAAAGATTGCAATTACACCGGATTTTCTGGCGGTTTAACTATTGGTGATTATAATATGGCGCGTTTAAATTCTTTGGGAGTTTTAAATGATGATATTTCGTCGTTGAGAATCACACAGGGATTTCAGGCAATTTTGTATCAGGATGATAATTTTACGGGAGCTTCAACGGTAATTAATTCTGATAATGCCTGTTTAAATACGACATGGAATGATAAGGTAACTTCTATTCGAATTCTTGCCAACGGAGTTACCACTTTAGGAAATCAAACTTTCTTTTTGCAAAACAGAAACAGCGGTTTAAATATGGATGTCTGGAATGCGAGTTTATCCAACGGTGCCAATATTGCTCAGGGAACTGTAAATACAGGAAATAATCAAAAGTTTACATTAACACATTTAGGCGACGGTTTGTATAAAATTATTGCCAATCACAGCGGTCAGTCATTAGACGTAAATAATTTTAATAAAGCAAATGGCGCCAATGTAGAGCAATATCCGTATAACGGAACAACGAATCAGCAGTTTGTTTTAGTAGATACAGGCGACGGATTTTATAAAATTATTGCCAGACACAGTGGTAGAATTGTTGAGGTTGCAGGAGCAAGTACGGTAAATGGTGCCAATGTGCAGCAATGGGACAATAACAACCAAACGTGCGGGCAATGGAAATTAATTTCGACAACGGCTGCGCAGACTTCTACTTTAATTCAGGCGGAAGATTATGCTGCCATGAACGGAATTCAAACGGAAGCGACTACAGATGCTGGCGGAGGTTTAAATGTTGCATACACAGATACAGGCGACTGGATGGCGTATAACAATATTAATTTTCCAACAACGGGTTCTTATTTAATCGAATACAGAATCGCAAGTGCGGTTGCCGGAGCCAGAATATCATCTGATTTAAACGGCGGAACGATCATTTTAGGAAATGTTGATATTCCGAATACCGGAGGATGGCAAAATTGGCAAACAGTAACTCAAACGGTTAATGTAAATGCAGGAACGTACAGTTTCGGAATTTATATTCAAACCAGCGCTGTAAACATCAATTGGTTCAGAATTACCAAAATTGGCGCCGCTTCAAATCCTGTAGCTTCTGCTGCTATTACAGAAGATGAGGTAGATTCTGTTGCATTAAATATTTATCCAAATCCGGTTTCAGATGTGCTTTTCTTTACTACAGATCAAACAGGAGGGAATGTAAGCGTATTCGATTCTCAAACAGGAAGTTTAGTTATATCTCAAAAAATCAATGATAATAGTTTGAATGTTTCTGGTTTAAGAACCGGAATTTATCTGATTGTTTTTGAGAAAGACGGAACGAGAACGGTTAAACGTTTTATTAAGAAATAG
- a CDS encoding glycosyl hydrolase family 18 protein has translation MKNNYKVIQLKWVLIMVLGIVNLSMAQKKVIAYIPNWIDLNSFSSSVQYSKLTHINIAFENPDANGYLTFNSGSNTIINAAHAQNVKVFVSLGGGSVSEGGAIRDNYFNLITPGNRTAFIQKLYDYVVAHNFDGIDVDLEGPAINGDYGGFVIALAAKLHANGKLISAALSEGYGGANVPSSTFAAYDWINIMAYDATGPWAPGSPGQHSPYSMAVNQFNYWTGRGLPASKAIIGLPFYGYGFGASANQGISYANIVAQYPGAENLDQVGNTIYYNGIPTIKAKTTFAIQNAGGVMIWELSQDATGAKSLLTAVNQVITGSNPPTGTGTLIQAESYSTMSGIQTEATTDTGGGLNVGYADTGDWLAYYNVNFPTSGNYVIEYRVASAVTGGRLSSDLTAGTIQLGAVNIPNTGGWQNWQTVTQTVNVNAGTYNFGIYVQNTGFNLNWFRITKAASGLAAKSAAPEVVAEEFVALNVYPSLVESTLFITSDVSGANASIVDSQTGAVVSKQTINSNSIDVSRLEKGVYIAVFEKNGTQTVRRFIKK, from the coding sequence ATGAAAAACAATTACAAAGTGATCCAGCTAAAATGGGTCTTAATTATGGTTCTGGGTATTGTTAACCTGTCAATGGCCCAAAAAAAAGTAATCGCTTACATTCCAAACTGGATTGATCTGAATTCATTTTCAAGCAGTGTTCAGTACAGTAAATTAACGCATATTAATATTGCGTTCGAAAATCCCGATGCGAATGGTTATCTAACTTTCAATTCAGGATCGAATACCATTATCAATGCCGCGCATGCACAAAATGTAAAAGTTTTTGTTTCTCTTGGAGGAGGTTCTGTTTCTGAAGGAGGCGCCATTCGCGACAATTACTTTAATTTGATTACGCCTGGAAACAGAACAGCGTTCATTCAAAAATTATATGATTACGTTGTAGCGCATAATTTTGACGGTATCGATGTAGATTTAGAAGGTCCGGCAATTAATGGTGATTACGGCGGATTTGTAATTGCGCTTGCGGCTAAATTGCATGCAAACGGTAAATTAATCTCTGCTGCGCTTTCAGAAGGTTACGGTGGTGCAAATGTACCTTCGTCTACTTTTGCCGCTTATGACTGGATCAATATTATGGCGTATGATGCAACAGGACCTTGGGCTCCGGGAAGTCCGGGACAACATTCTCCGTATAGTATGGCTGTAAATCAGTTTAATTACTGGACAGGACGTGGTTTACCGGCAAGCAAAGCCATTATTGGTCTTCCGTTTTATGGTTACGGTTTTGGAGCTTCGGCAAATCAGGGAATTTCTTATGCTAATATCGTAGCGCAATATCCGGGAGCTGAAAATCTGGATCAGGTAGGAAACACGATTTATTATAACGGAATTCCAACTATCAAAGCAAAAACAACTTTTGCAATTCAAAATGCGGGAGGAGTTATGATCTGGGAATTATCTCAGGATGCTACCGGAGCAAAATCATTATTAACAGCCGTAAATCAGGTTATTACAGGAAGTAATCCGCCTACAGGTACGGGGACTTTAATTCAGGCAGAAAGCTACTCAACAATGAGCGGAATCCAGACTGAAGCCACTACAGATACAGGCGGAGGTTTGAATGTAGGTTACGCAGATACAGGCGATTGGCTGGCGTATTACAATGTTAATTTTCCAACTTCAGGAAATTATGTAATTGAATACAGAGTGGCAAGTGCTGTTACAGGCGGAAGATTATCTTCTGATTTAACGGCAGGAACAATTCAATTAGGAGCTGTAAATATCCCAAATACCGGAGGCTGGCAAAATTGGCAAACGGTAACACAAACCGTAAATGTAAATGCCGGAACATACAACTTTGGAATCTATGTTCAAAATACCGGTTTTAATCTAAACTGGTTCAGAATCACAAAAGCGGCTTCAGGTTTGGCAGCAAAATCAGCAGCCCCAGAAGTTGTTGCAGAAGAATTTGTGGCTTTAAATGTATATCCAAGTCTTGTAGAAAGTACGCTTTTTATCACTTCGGATGTTAGCGGAGCAAATGCAAGTATTGTAGATTCTCAAACAGGAGCTGTAGTTTCAAAACAAACAATTAATTCTAATTCTATAGACGTTTCGCGTTTAGAAAAAGGAGTTTATATCGCTGTTTTTGAAAAAAATGGTACACAAACAGTGAGACGTTTTATTAAAAAATAA
- a CDS encoding beta-1,3-glucanase family protein — MNKIKLRISFLTALFLVLSNLTYGQGAIPFTITNSSTFNDSELYVAIVGIDYTTGNHVWVNAKTSQVLPMSPSYNTVTGPTIGGNTGPGQNSKYAACFTKLSEIPNKTFTLPLIAGCRVFIAKGQQLYFYFFGANGAPSGYTSPNPLNVTDPNQGILYEIIELTNNQYGFFGNPSRVDSYKYPMGLELFGANGYQKKVGELKKHADIVAAFKANVPSEFQGCVNDATGEITAPSKTPAFADGSGGTSVGPQANYLKSYIDAIWNKYKNEDLIFYAGDAGVFKGRVIGEQLEMVGQSGGFVGRTGRVQNRPTTQEALEGKGVLDRRLVDGDLDLVIQAQLTAAINRHVVNTTTPNPGQQNWYDASKFYQVNPTNHYSKFWHLPGISIDNLAYGFAYDDVADQSPSLHTPQPTKVIAVFGGYAGTVPSVPATTDVITVYKDCNYTGFSGGLTIGDYNLARLNTLGVLNDDISSLKITQGFQAILYQDDNFTGASTVINSDNACLNTTWNDKVTSIRILANGTTTLGNQTFYLQNRNSNLYMDVWNASAANGAAINQGALNSGNNQKFTFTHLGDGLYKIIANHSGQSLDVNNFNKANGAHVEQYPYNATTNQQFVLVSTGDGFYKIVARHSGRIVEVAGASTASGAVVQQWDNNNQTCGQWKLVPVTSSQTSVLIQAEDYSAMSGIQVEATTDTGGGSNVGYTETGDWLAYNSINFPTTGSYLIEYRVASAVAGGRLSSDLNGGTIVLGNVDIPNTGGWQNWQTVSQSVNVNAGTYNFGIYIQNTGMNINWIKITKTGAGLAAKTVATEVEDEPNVAFNVYPSPAENTLYFTTPVSSENVSIVDAQSGATVSKLKVNNNSVDVSHLQKGIYLIVLDKDGQRTVKRFLKK; from the coding sequence ATGAATAAAATTAAACTTAGAATTTCTTTTCTGACAGCACTTTTTCTTGTGCTCTCGAACCTTACGTACGGCCAGGGCGCCATACCTTTTACGATTACAAATAGTTCTACATTTAACGACAGCGAATTGTATGTTGCCATTGTAGGTATCGATTATACAACCGGAAACCACGTTTGGGTAAATGCCAAAACGAGTCAGGTTTTGCCAATGAGTCCGTCTTATAATACGGTTACGGGACCAACAATTGGCGGAAATACCGGACCGGGACAAAACTCAAAATATGCGGCTTGTTTTACCAAGCTGAGCGAGATTCCAAACAAAACTTTTACTTTGCCATTAATTGCGGGATGTAGAGTGTTTATTGCCAAAGGACAGCAATTGTATTTTTACTTTTTTGGTGCAAATGGCGCTCCGTCAGGATATACTTCGCCAAATCCTTTGAATGTAACAGATCCAAATCAGGGAATTTTATATGAAATAATCGAATTGACGAATAACCAATACGGTTTTTTTGGAAATCCTTCGAGAGTCGATTCGTATAAATACCCAATGGGATTGGAGTTATTTGGCGCAAACGGATATCAGAAAAAAGTAGGTGAACTTAAAAAACACGCTGATATTGTGGCTGCATTTAAAGCAAATGTTCCGTCAGAATTTCAAGGTTGTGTCAATGATGCAACGGGCGAAATTACGGCACCGTCAAAAACGCCTGCTTTTGCAGATGGAAGCGGAGGAACTTCTGTAGGACCTCAGGCGAATTATTTGAAATCGTATATTGATGCCATTTGGAACAAATATAAAAATGAAGATTTAATATTCTACGCCGGAGATGCGGGAGTTTTTAAAGGAAGGGTTATTGGCGAACAGCTAGAAATGGTCGGACAATCCGGTGGTTTTGTTGGTCGCACAGGACGCGTTCAAAACCGCCCGACAACTCAGGAAGCTCTTGAAGGAAAAGGTGTTTTGGACAGAAGACTGGTTGACGGGGATTTAGATCTTGTTATTCAGGCGCAATTAACGGCGGCGATTAACAGACATGTTGTCAATACGACAACGCCAAATCCGGGTCAGCAAAACTGGTACGATGCCTCAAAATTCTATCAGGTAAACCCAACGAATCATTATTCTAAATTTTGGCATTTGCCTGGAATAAGCATCGATAATCTGGCTTACGGTTTTGCTTATGATGATGTTGCCGATCAGTCGCCATCGCTTCATACGCCACAGCCAACAAAAGTAATTGCGGTTTTTGGCGGATATGCCGGAACGGTGCCTTCGGTTCCTGCAACTACGGATGTGATTACGGTTTATAAAGATTGTAATTACACGGGATTTTCCGGCGGATTAACAATTGGTGATTATAACTTGGCTCGTTTGAATACTTTAGGCGTTTTAAACGATGATATTTCGTCACTTAAAATTACGCAGGGATTTCAGGCAATTTTATATCAGGATGATAATTTTACGGGAGCTTCAACAGTAATTAATTCTGATAATGCCTGTTTAAATACAACCTGGAATGATAAAGTGACCTCTATCAGAATTCTGGCAAACGGAACGACGACTTTAGGAAATCAGACTTTTTATCTTCAAAACAGAAACAGTAATTTATACATGGATGTCTGGAACGCGAGTGCAGCGAATGGTGCAGCTATAAATCAGGGTGCGCTAAATTCCGGAAACAATCAAAAGTTTACATTCACGCATTTAGGCGACGGTTTGTATAAAATCATTGCAAATCATAGCGGTCAGTCTTTAGATGTAAACAATTTCAATAAGGCAAATGGTGCGCATGTAGAGCAATATCCATACAATGCAACAACAAATCAGCAATTTGTATTGGTTTCTACAGGCGACGGATTTTATAAAATTGTAGCAAGACACAGCGGCAGAATCGTTGAAGTTGCTGGTGCAAGTACAGCTTCAGGAGCTGTTGTACAACAATGGGATAATAATAATCAAACGTGCGGACAATGGAAATTAGTTCCTGTGACAAGTTCTCAAACTTCTGTTTTAATTCAGGCCGAAGATTATTCAGCAATGAGCGGTATTCAGGTTGAAGCCACAACAGATACCGGAGGCGGTTCGAATGTTGGTTATACAGAAACAGGCGACTGGCTGGCGTATAACAGCATTAATTTTCCAACAACAGGTTCGTATTTAATCGAATACAGAGTAGCGAGCGCGGTTGCCGGCGGAAGATTATCTTCTGATTTAAATGGCGGAACTATCGTTTTAGGCAATGTTGATATTCCAAATACAGGCGGATGGCAAAATTGGCAAACAGTTTCTCAATCGGTAAATGTAAATGCGGGAACGTACAATTTTGGAATTTATATTCAAAATACAGGAATGAACATCAACTGGATTAAAATTACGAAAACAGGCGCTGGTTTAGCGGCAAAAACTGTTGCTACAGAAGTTGAAGATGAACCAAATGTTGCCTTTAACGTTTATCCGAGTCCGGCAGAAAACACACTTTATTTTACAACGCCTGTAAGTTCAGAAAACGTGAGTATTGTAGATGCTCAAAGCGGAGCTACGGTTTCTAAACTAAAAGTAAACAATAATAGTGTAGATGTTTCTCACTTGCAAAAAGGAATTTATCTGATTGTTTTAGATAAAGATGGTCAAAGAACGGTAAAACGTTTTCTTAAAAAATAG
- a CDS encoding family 16 glycosylhydrolase: MKQKDFSFGRPPRSNYYFLKRCIILILLLLSPLLKLHAQCNTLIWSDEFNGTTVDATKWQSVSGNGCPSLCGFGNAEAQRYDPNQATIVKEGTNSYLNIQAKYEPNASFPQQPYASAKLTTEGKYAIKYGRIEARMKLSNGMGAWPAFWMLPAGTSNWPFTGEIDIMEAKHRNPKSVDGTIHYDGGGYHYTGRSYTSPTDLSSEFHVYAVEWGPNIIKWFIDGNLFHTATPQTTVNGGWPFNDQQFYIILNLAVGSLGTPYTSVNGAGVEPIPADFPAKLQVDYVRVYSGSFTYGVLGDAKVYNNESNKTYSINAIAGATYNWTVPAGATITSGQGTNTITVNWGTSGGDVSVATTVSGCTANTYKLAVVTEPALPVEKIHEDFQSNRNIVYGLKTGVLTEATANPSATGVNTSALVGKYVRNASELYDVLNIKNVTISNANDYVYGRKRISFDIYTSAPVGTKISMQLENSLVTTATNFPSGRHSGYKATTTVQNKWETIEFEFEKVIDPNTSALTINNVVFLFESNSNSGATYYFDNLLTKAAPEKPIIATDVLQNYDGINKIIKGTTTGTYSVVANPGTNSVNNSANVAKYVRNVTEQYDVLFFNTQSTIEDAGLLKNQTNKIMIDVYTSAPIGTVVSLNLENSATSLPANFPTGRNSNYVAITTKQNQWETLTFYYNSSPDEGTSNLAINQMVILANSGSYTSDTYYFDNIRIGSTKLPDTFTPGIVYEDYQTVHNITFRDAIGTYTPNTANPSTTGINTSSNVGKYIRKSTELYDNFSFNTTLTNIGEFKSGTKKFAMDVYTSAPVGSIISWQAESSASIPSNYPAGRHSIYQGVVKQTNTWHTVTFTYASAPDASTLDSEVNRFVFLFEPGTSSGNTYYFDNLRAVNLVSTENPPATLPAPWVSTDLGAVTPAGEATHANGTFTIKGSGNDIWESSDQFQFVNQPITGDAEIIAKVNSLTNTNTYAKAGVMFRETLTPTSKHAMTDVSAAAGVEFLTRDAVSGITTATVAAGTAPKWIRIVRSGNVFTSYTSDNGTTWTQLGAPKTIAMASNVYVGMAVTSHANGTLTTGVFSDVIVRNITANPNVNLALGKTATASTEENATYSSAKATDGDAMGTRWASSFANASEWIYVDLGSNYNINRVVLKWEAAFATQYKIQVSTDNVFTENETVNTQTASDGGTDDLTVSGSGRYIRILCTTKALAPYGYSLFEIEAYGSASTAKKANVVEETQAVTTDFVMYPNPASNYIQVSLPEKLDNKVITIYDNAGTAILQTKVAADVQESVIDISRLSRGIYILNFKSDQKSWTKKLIKQ, encoded by the coding sequence ATGAAACAAAAAGACTTTTCTTTCGGCCGACCACCGAGAAGTAATTACTATTTTTTAAAGAGGTGTATTATCCTAATTCTACTTTTATTATCTCCTTTATTAAAACTTCATGCTCAATGCAACACTTTAATTTGGTCTGATGAATTTAACGGAACAACGGTAGATGCAACAAAATGGCAGAGTGTTTCCGGAAACGGCTGTCCTTCGCTTTGCGGTTTTGGAAATGCAGAGGCGCAGCGTTATGATCCTAATCAGGCGACAATTGTAAAGGAAGGAACGAATAGTTATCTAAATATTCAGGCGAAATATGAGCCAAATGCATCATTTCCGCAACAGCCTTATGCATCGGCAAAATTAACGACTGAAGGGAAATACGCCATTAAGTACGGAAGAATCGAAGCGCGCATGAAGTTATCTAACGGAATGGGTGCGTGGCCTGCTTTTTGGATGCTGCCTGCAGGAACTTCAAACTGGCCGTTTACGGGTGAAATCGATATTATGGAAGCCAAACACAGAAATCCAAAATCTGTAGACGGAACAATTCATTATGACGGCGGCGGTTATCATTATACAGGCAGAAGTTATACGTCGCCAACAGATTTATCTTCAGAATTTCACGTTTATGCGGTAGAATGGGGACCAAATATTATCAAATGGTTTATTGACGGTAATTTATTTCACACAGCGACGCCACAAACGACCGTAAATGGCGGATGGCCGTTTAACGATCAGCAGTTTTATATTATTTTAAATCTTGCGGTTGGTAGTTTAGGAACGCCTTATACAAGTGTAAACGGAGCGGGAGTTGAGCCAATTCCGGCTGATTTTCCGGCAAAATTGCAGGTTGATTATGTTCGTGTTTACAGCGGAAGTTTTACTTATGGTGTTCTTGGCGATGCAAAAGTCTATAACAATGAATCCAACAAAACATATTCTATAAACGCTATTGCCGGAGCCACTTATAACTGGACAGTTCCTGCTGGCGCAACAATTACTTCGGGACAAGGAACCAATACGATTACGGTTAACTGGGGAACTTCGGGAGGAGATGTTTCCGTTGCTACAACAGTTTCCGGCTGTACTGCAAATACCTATAAACTGGCTGTAGTTACAGAACCGGCTTTACCGGTAGAAAAAATTCACGAAGATTTTCAGTCAAATCGCAATATAGTTTATGGTTTGAAAACGGGAGTTTTAACAGAAGCAACAGCAAATCCATCGGCGACGGGAGTAAATACGTCTGCTTTGGTGGGGAAATATGTTCGTAATGCATCTGAATTATATGATGTTTTGAATATCAAAAATGTAACAATCAGCAACGCTAACGATTATGTGTACGGAAGAAAAAGGATTTCTTTTGATATTTATACTTCGGCGCCTGTTGGAACAAAAATCTCCATGCAGTTAGAAAATAGTCTGGTAACAACGGCTACTAATTTTCCGTCAGGAAGACACAGCGGTTACAAAGCAACAACAACGGTGCAAAACAAATGGGAAACGATTGAGTTTGAATTCGAAAAAGTAATCGATCCCAATACAAGTGCTTTGACAATCAATAATGTAGTTTTTCTTTTTGAATCAAATTCAAATTCAGGAGCGACGTATTATTTTGATAATTTATTGACAAAAGCAGCGCCGGAAAAGCCAATTATTGCTACGGATGTTTTGCAAAACTACGACGGAATCAATAAAATTATCAAAGGAACTACAACCGGAACTTATTCTGTGGTTGCAAATCCGGGAACAAATTCGGTTAATAATTCTGCAAATGTGGCGAAGTATGTTCGAAATGTAACAGAGCAATACGATGTGTTATTTTTTAACACACAAAGTACAATTGAAGATGCGGGTTTATTAAAAAATCAGACGAATAAAATCATGATTGATGTGTATACTTCGGCGCCAATTGGTACGGTTGTAAGTTTGAATTTAGAGAATAGTGCCACGTCGCTTCCTGCGAATTTTCCAACGGGAAGAAACAGTAATTATGTAGCGATTACAACGAAACAAAATCAATGGGAAACGCTGACTTTCTATTATAATTCAAGTCCTGACGAAGGAACTTCAAATCTGGCAATCAACCAAATGGTTATATTGGCAAATTCAGGTTCTTACACCAGCGATACGTATTATTTTGATAATATCAGAATTGGTTCGACAAAATTGCCGGATACTTTTACGCCGGGCATTGTGTACGAAGATTATCAAACGGTTCACAATATCACATTTAGAGACGCCATTGGAACTTATACACCAAACACTGCAAATCCAAGTACGACGGGAATCAATACATCTTCAAACGTTGGAAAATATATTAGAAAATCAACTGAATTGTATGATAATTTTTCATTCAATACGACTTTAACCAATATTGGAGAATTCAAATCTGGCACTAAAAAGTTTGCAATGGATGTTTATACTTCGGCTCCGGTTGGATCTATAATTTCCTGGCAAGCAGAAAGCAGTGCATCAATTCCGTCAAATTATCCGGCGGGAAGACACAGTATTTATCAAGGTGTTGTAAAACAAACCAATACGTGGCATACGGTTACTTTTACGTATGCAAGTGCTCCTGACGCTTCAACTTTAGACAGCGAAGTAAATCGTTTTGTATTCTTGTTTGAACCGGGAACGAGTTCCGGAAACACGTATTATTTTGACAATTTAAGGGCTGTAAATTTAGTTTCTACAGAAAATCCTCCGGCAACTTTACCTGCGCCGTGGGTTAGTACAGATTTAGGTGCTGTAACTCCTGCGGGAGAAGCAACTCACGCCAACGGAACTTTTACCATAAAAGGTTCAGGAAATGATATTTGGGAATCCAGCGATCAATTTCAATTTGTAAATCAGCCTATTACTGGCGATGCCGAAATTATTGCGAAAGTAAATTCATTAACAAATACCAATACATACGCAAAAGCGGGCGTGATGTTTAGAGAAACGCTTACGCCAACTTCTAAACATGCCATGACAGATGTAAGCGCCGCAGCGGGTGTCGAATTTTTAACGAGAGACGCTGTTTCAGGAATTACAACTGCTACGGTAGCGGCCGGAACGGCTCCAAAATGGATTCGTATTGTAAGATCAGGAAATGTGTTTACATCGTATACTTCTGATAATGGTACAACGTGGACACAGCTTGGTGCTCCAAAAACAATTGCAATGGCAAGTAATGTTTATGTTGGAATGGCGGTTACGTCGCATGCAAACGGAACGTTAACAACGGGAGTTTTTAGCGATGTTATTGTTCGAAATATTACTGCAAACCCAAATGTTAATCTGGCTTTGGGCAAAACAGCCACAGCTTCTACAGAAGAAAACGCAACTTATTCTTCGGCGAAAGCCACAGACGGCGATGCCATGGGAACAAGATGGGCGAGTAGTTTTGCCAATGCAAGCGAATGGATTTATGTTGATTTAGGAAGTAATTACAACATTAATCGTGTGGTTTTAAAATGGGAAGCTGCTTTTGCAACGCAATATAAAATACAGGTTTCTACCGATAATGTTTTTACAGAAAATGAAACCGTAAACACGCAAACGGCAAGTGACGGAGGAACAGATGATTTAACGGTAAGCGGATCTGGAAGATATATTAGAATTTTATGTACCACAAAAGCTTTGGCTCCGTACGGATATTCATTATTTGAAATTGAAGCGTATGGATCTGCATCAACGGCTAAAAAAGCCAATGTTGTGGAAGAAACCCAAGCTGTTACGACAGATTTTGTAATGTATCCGAATCCTGCGAGCAATTATATTCAGGTTTCATTACCGGAAAAACTAGACAATAAAGTAATTACGATTTATGATAATGCAGGAACAGCGATACTACAAACAAAAGTAGCGGCTGATGTACAGGAAAGCGTAATTGATATTAGCAGATTGTCGAGAGGAATTTATATTTTGAATTTTAAATCAGATCAAAAAAGCTGGACTAAAAAATTGATTAAGCAATAA